The genomic window GAGGGGAGATCGCGGATGTCGGCGAGCACGACCTCCTTGGTGTCGAGCAGACCGTGTCCGGAGATCGAGAGCTGCGTGGTGTGGAGGCCCGTCTCGTCGCGGTCGAGCAGGACGAGCTCCGCCGGACCGAACTGGTTGACCTGCCGGGCGATCTCGGAGCCGATGGATCCGCCGGCACCGGTGACGAGCACGCGCTTGCCGGTCAGGTACCCCGCGATGCTCTCGACCTGCAGGTCGACGGTGTTGCGGCCGATGAAGTCCTCGACGTTGAGGTCGCGCAGGCTCGGCGCGCTCTCGCCCGTCCCGGGAGCCAGCATCGTGTCGATGGGCGGCACGACGAGCACCCGGAGCTTCGCCTCGTCGGCTCGCTCACTGACCTGGCGGATGAAGTCGTTGTCGACGTCCGCGATGCTGATGATGAGCGCCTGCGCCCCGGTGCGCTTGACGGCCGCCACCAGGTCGGCTCCCGTGCCGACCACGGCGACGGAGGCGATGCGGAAGTTGCGCTTCGAGGGGTCGTCGTCGATGACACCCACCGGGAGGTAGGGCGACTGCGGGTCGCGCATGAGCCGAGGGATGATCGACATCCCGAGCGCACCGGCTCCGTAGACGAGGACGCGCTGCGCCTCGATCGGCCGGCTGCGGCTGTCGACGAAGAGTCGCTTGACGTAGCGCGTGATGCCCATGAAGACGATCGCGAACGGGAACGCGATGACCGTGGTGGACCGTGGAACCCCCCACGCGACGCCGAACACCGCGTTGACCGCGATGAGGATCGCGGTGACGATCAGCGCGACGACGATGAGCTGTTTCGCCTCGTAGAAGCTGCCGAAGCTGTGCAGGCCGTGGTAGTAGCTCCACAGGTAGGCCACGACGAGCTGGGCGACCACGGCGATGACGCACAGGAGGACCGTCCCCACGAGGGCCACGCGCTCGTACTCGAGCTCGAACCGGACGAGCTGGGCGACCACGATGGCGAGCACCCAGCACAGTGCGTCGAGGGCGGTCTTCGCGGCGAAACGAGGACCGGGCGCCTGCGTCCATCTACGGGGGGCGTCGGGGAGCGTGGAGGTCATAACGTGTCGATCCTACCGATCGCCGGCTCCGCGTTGGCTGCGCACGGACTGCGCGTCGGGGCCGGGCGCACCGCGCTCCGCGGCGAGGGCTGCGATCGAGGACCGGAGACCGTCGTCCGTCGCCGTCGGCATACGATCGTGCCCGAGTGCACCGAGCAGTCGGGCACCGGAGACGCGGTAGTCCTCGGTGAGCTTGGCGAGACGCCCGGAGTTGAGCGGCACGGCGGGGACGCGATCGCCGACGGCGGCCGCCAACCGCACGAGGGCCGGTGGGAGCGCCAGGCGACGGACCCGGCGACCGGTGACCTCGGCGATGAGGGTGACGAGGTGCCCCGTCGACACGGGCTCGTCGTCGGCGACGAGGTACACACCCGTCGTGACGGTGGGCGTGTCGATGATGCTCGTGATCGCCCACGCGAGGTTCTGGATCGACACGAAGCTGCGCTCGTTGCGGAAGGCGTCGAGCGGGTACGGGATGCCGCGGGAGAGCAGACCGAACAGGAGGCGCAGGTTGCCCTTGTCCCCCGGCCCGTGCACCATCGTCGGACGGAGGACGATCGTCCGGCGACCGGCGGGCGGTTCGACGGCGAGCAGGAGCCGCTCGGCTGCGAGCTTCGACTTCCCGTACGGGGTCACCGGGTGGGGCTCGGCGGACTCGTCGAGCACGCCGTCGACCGTCGCCTCGTTCACCGCGGCGACGCTGCTCAGCTGGATGAAGGTGGTGGCGTCCGACGCGAGGAAGGCGACGTACGCACGTTCGGCGAGGTCGGTGTTGATCCTGCGGTACACCTCGGGAGAGGCGGTGCCGTCGAGGTCGTGCGCCTTCCCGGCGAGGTTCACCACGACGTCGACGTCCGCGGGGAAGGGCTCCCCCGTCCATCCGCGTAACGAGAACGGCACGACCTCGTGGCCGGCCGCCTCGAGGACGGGGACGAGGTTCGTCCCGATGAAGCCGGTCGCACCGGTCACGAGCACCCGGCTCATCGTCCGAACCATCCCCACGTGCGGAAGTACACGAAGGCCCCCTGGATCGAGTACCACATCAGCTTCCGGTTGTGATGCGAGCCCTTCGCGAAGTGGTGGTGGATCGTCGCGCCGGGGTAATACGCGGTCCGGGACACCTGGAGGAAGCGTCGGGTGAGGTCGGCGTCCTCGATGTACATGAAGATCCGCTCGTCGAAGAAGCCGACGCGGTGCAGGGTCGAGGTCCGGAGGAACATGAAGCACCCCGAGAGGTAGGGCACGTCGAACATCGTCTTGTTGTAGTCGTGCGCCGGGTTCTCGTCGATGTCGCGGTACTCGTAGCGGGCCATGCGCTTCGCGACGAGCGGCTTCAGCGGACCGGGCAGGAACCGGCGGGCGAAGAGGTCGAAGACGGAGGGGTTCCGCTTCACCAGGTACTGGAGGGAGCCGTCGGGGTACAGCACCTTCGGCATGACGTGCCCGACCTCGGGGTGCTCGAGCATGAACTCGTGGAGCTCCTCGATCGCCTCCGGCTCGAAGAACACGTCCGGGTTGACCACCATGTGGAACTTCGAGCGCCCGAGGACCTTCGCGATCGCGAGGTTGTGGGCTGCGCCGAAGCCCGGGTTCGAGGGGTTGTGCAGGTACTCGATCCGCGGGTCGTCCACGAGGTCGCGGAGCTCGTCCGTCGGCGAGTTGTCGACGAGGTAGAGCGTCTCGACGAGCGGGCTTCCGAGGGTCGAGTCGATGGCCGCACGCAGCTTGTCGCGATCGTTCCGGTACATGACGATGCAGGCGGTCACAGGACGGTCCACGGTTCACCCTCTCCGGCGGCGGGGACGGCACCGCCGAGGCACGACGGACGTGGGCCCGACGCGCCTGGTCAGTCTACGTGCTGCCCGCGTCCGGTCCTGGGAGCCCGGGGCCGCATACTGGAGTGGTGCCAGAGCGTGTGTTCTTCTTCGACTGCGACAAGACCCTGTACGACTACGACTTCCGGAAACGCCTTCCGGCGCTCTCGCGGTTGACGGGCGTGAGCCAGTACCGGCTCGCGAAGCAGTGGTGGGTCGGCGGGCACGAGGCCGCGGCCAACATCGGCGAGTACCCGACCAGTGACGACTACCTGGCGGTGTTCGCCGAGGTCACCGGATACCCGCTGACCCTCGCGGAGTGGCGCGAGGCCCGTGCGGCGGCGATGACACCGGTTCCCGGCGTCCTGGCCACCCTCGCCCGCGCCTCGACCCTCGGCACGGTCTCCCTGCTGTCGAACAATCCGATCCCGTTCCGGGACTCCTTCGCGCAGCTGGCTCCCGAGGCCGCAGCCCTGCTCGGCGAGAACGACCTCGTGTCGGCCGTCCTCGGAGCGGAGAAGCCCGAGCCCCGTGTCTACACCCGCGCGCTCAGCCGGTACGGCGTCGCACCCGGTCGCACCATGCTCATCGACGACTCCGCGGCGAACTGCGCGGGTGCCGAGGCCGTGGGGATGCACGCCTTCCGATTGACGAAGGACGCCTCTGGCGCCTTCGACGTCGCGGGACTCGACGCCGCCGTCGACGCGTTCGTGGCTGCCACCCCCTGACCCGACCTCCGACCGCGACGGGTCAGCGGATCGCGATGGTGGTGCGGTCGCGGGTGGTGAGGTCGCGGTGCGTCGCCGCAGCGTGCCAGCCGTCGGCCGTGAGCAGCTCGCGGATGGCCTGCCCCTGGAGTTCACCGTGCTCGATGATGAGCGTGCCGCCCCGGTGGAGCAGTCGCTGCGCGGTCGCGGACACCTGGCGCACCACGTCGAGACCGTCCGGTCCGCCGTACAGCGCGGCCGAGGGGTCGTGGAGACGCACTTCGGGATCGCGTGGGATCGCGTCGTCCGGGACGTACGGGGGGTTCGAGATCACGACGTCCACCGAGCCGTCGAGCTCGTGGAAGGCGTCGGCGAGGTGCTCGAAGACGACGGTGGCGTTGTCGGCACCGGACTCGGCGAAGTTCCGTCTCGCCCAGATGAAGGCCTCGACCGAGTTCTCGGTCGCGTAGATCGCCGCGTTCGGGACCTCGGTCGCCATCGCCAGCGCGATCGCTCCGCTGCCGGTGCCGAGGTCGACGCCGATGGGCCGAGGGATCGGCACCGCCCGGAGTGCGTCGATGGCGAACTGCACGACCGACTCGGTCTCGGGGCGCGGCACGAAGACGCCTGGTCCGACCGCGAGTTCCATCGAACGGAACGCGGCACGACCCGTGATGTGCTGCAGCGGTTCACGCGCGGCCCGACGTTCGACCAGCTCGGCGAACACGGTGCGCTCTTCGGCGTCGAGCACGCGACCGGTGATCGCCGCGGCCTGCACGGCACCGCGACCGAGGCCGAGCACGTGTCCGAGGAGGAGTTCCGCGTCGACGTCGGGTGACGGCACGGCCGCGCGGGTGAGGATCTCGACGGCGTGTTGGCGCGCGAGTTCGACGGTCGCAGGGTGGCCGGCTGACGGGGTGTCTGCGGCGGCGGCGGAAGGGGTGCTGGGCATGAGCGAGGTCATCATCTGGGGCGGCCTGGTCGGGTGGGCCGCACCGAGCCTACCCCACCGCCTCGATGCGGCCGCGGGCCGTCGACCCTCCTCGTCACACGGGAGACCGCCGATCGACCAGGTCGTAGGCTGAACCGAGCCCCGTTCGAGGAAGAGGAACACCGTGACCGGCACCGTCTACACCGACATCACTCAGGCCTACGGCCGCACCCCGCTCGTCCGCCTGAACCGCATCGCCGAGGGCGTCGGCGCGACCGTCCTGGCGAAGCTGGAGTTCTACAACCCCGGATCGAGTGTCAAGGACCGCCTGGGCATCGCGCTCGTCGATGCGGCGGAGGCCTCGGGCCAGCTGCAGCCCGGAGGGACCATCGTCGAGTCGACGAGCGGGAACACCGGCATCGCGCTCGCCCTCGTGGGAGCCGCGCGGGGCTACCGGGTCATCCTCACGATGCCGGCCTCGATGAGCAAGGAACGCCGGTCCCTCCTCCGTGCCTACGGTGCCGAGCTCGTCCTCACCGACCCGACCAAGGGGATGGCGAACGCCGTGCAGGAGGCGCAGCGCATCGTCGCCGAGAACCCCGGCGCCGTCTGGGTCAGGCAGTTCGAGAACGAAGCGAACCCCGCCATCCACCGACGGACGACCGCGCCCGAGATCTGGGAGGACACCGCCGGCACGGTCGACGCGTTCGTCGCGGGCATCGGGACGGGCGGGACCATCACCGGCGTCGGCGGCTGGCTCCGTGAGCACAACCCCGACGTGCAGATCATCGCGGTCGAGCCCGCGGACTCCCCGCTGCTCAGCGAGGGTCGTGCCGGTGGACACAAGATCCAGGGCATCGGCCCGAACTTCGTGCCCGACATCCTCGACACCTCCTTGTTCAGCGAGATCATCCCGGTCGAGACCGACACGGCCTACGCGACCGCACGACGCCTCGCGACCGACGACGGCATCATCGGCGGCATGTCCTCCGGCGCCGCTGTCTGGGCCGCCCTCGAGGTCGGACGCCGTCCGGAGATGGCCGGCAAGACGATCGTCGTCATCATCCCCGACGCGGGCGAGCGCTACCTGTCGACGACGATGTACGACGACCTGCGCGACTAGGCTCGACGCATGGGAATGCTGTCGCGGGTCCGCGAGGACATCGGTGCCGCACGCGCACACGATCCGGCGGCCCGCGGCACCATCGAGATCGCGCTCAGCTACTCCGGCCTGCACGCCGTCTGGGCGTACCGGCTGCACCATCGCCTGTGGCGGCGCGGCTTCCGCACCCTCGCCCGGTTCGGCTCGCAGTTCACCCGGTTCCTCACCGGGATCGAGATCCACCCGGGCGCCCGGATCGGCAGGCGGTTCTTCATCGACCACGGTATGGGCGTCGTCATCGGTGAGACGGCCGAGGTGGGCGACGACGTCATGATCTTCCACGGCGTGACCCTCGGCGGGAAGAGCCGCGGCGTCGGCAAGCGCCACCCGACCATCGGTGACGGCGTCGCCGTCGGTGCCGGGGCGAAGATCCTCGGGCCCATCCGGATCGGTGCGGGCACCATCGTCGGCGCGAACGCCGTCGTCACCAAGGCGTGCCCACCCCGCAGTCTGCTGCTCGGCGTCCCCGCGGTCGAGCGCCCGCGCGGGAGCGGCGCCCACGGCCTCGCGTTGCTCGATCCCGAGTACCACATCTGATCCGCGAGCGGTGAGGCGCTCCGTCGCCCGCGCCTCCCCCGGACGACGAACTCCCGCATTCCACCCGCATCCCGCTCCTCGAGAGGTCCCCATGAGTCTCATCCGCCTGCACGACGTCACCGTCCGGTTCGAGGAACGCCCGGTACTCCGCGACGTCTTCTTCCGGCTCGAGCCAGGCGACCGGGTCGGGCTCATCGGGCGGAACGGTTCAGGCAAATCCACCCTCCTGAAGCTCGCGCTCGACCAGCTCCAGCCGGACTCGGGCACGGTGACCATCGAGGACGGAACGCGGATCGGCTACTTCTCGCAGTTCTCGGAGCTCGACGGCAGCGCCACCATCACCGAGGTCCTCGAAGGACTCTTCGGTCACATCCACGCCATCGAGGCGGAACTCGCATCCATCGACGCCGCGATCGCCGCCGACCCGAACGACCTCGACGGGATGACGAAGCTCATCGAACGGCAGGCCGAGCTCTTCGAGGAGATGGAGCGCCAGGACGGCTGGGACTACCAGCGCCACATCGACACCGCCCTCACCACGCTCGGCTTCGACGCCGCGCGCCGCGTGCTCCCCATCGACTCGCTCTCCGGGGGTTGGCGCAACCGTGCGGCGCTCGCGAAGATCCTCCTCGAGCGCCCGGACGTCCTGCTCCTCGACGAGCCGACGAACTTCCTCGACGTCGCGGGGGTCGAGTGGCTCGAATCCTGGTTCGGCTCGTTCCGCGGCGCGGCGATCGTCGTCTCGCACGACCGGACCTTCCTCGACGCCGTGGTCACCCGCATCGTCGAGGTCGAGAACTTCCACCTCCACGAGTACCCCGGCAGCTTCGACGAGTACGTCGTCCAGAAGCAGTTCCGGCTCAAGAGCCTCGAGGCGCAGTTCGTCCACGAGTCCGAACTGCTCGCCTTCGAGGCCGAGGGCATCTCGGACCGTCGCGAGGCGGCCAAGGCCGCCGGGAAGAAGGACCTCTCCTCGCAGCTGGCCAAGATCAAGAAGGCCAGGCCGCCGCGTCCGGTCGACGACATCATCACCGACATCTACGGCGGCCTGCACATCAAGGACACGCTCTGCCGGATCCAGGGGCTCACGAAGGCCTACGGCGACCACACGCTGTTCGACGGGCTCGACCTCGAGATCGGCCGCCGCGAACGCATCGTCGTCCACGGACCGAACGGTGCGGGCAAGTCCACGTTCCTCCGGATCCTCGAGGGCGACGAACGCCCCGACGCCGGTCACGTCACGTGGACCGGCGGGGTCCGATACGCGTCCTACAACCAGATGGTCGACGAGCTGGACCTCACCGACACGGTCGCGCACGCCGTCGGCGCTATGCCCGACAGCCTCGCCTTCGCGGCGACGAAGAAGTCGGTGAACCGCTTCCTCGGCATGTTCCAGTTCTCGGACGCCGACCTCAAGCAGAAGATCGGCATGCTGTCGGGTGGGCAGCGCGCCCGCGTCGCCATGGCCCAGTGCCTGCTCTCCGGAGCTTCGGTGCTCCTCCTCGACGAGCCGACGAACCACCTGGACCTCGCGAGCACGCAGGTGATGGAGCGCGCACTCGTGCACTTCCCCGGCGCCATCGTCGTGGTCAGCCACGACCGATTCTTCGCCGACAAGGTCGCGACGAAGCGACTGCGCATCGGCTGAACGACGAAAGCGCAGTCGTGGTCGTCATCCGAGAGGGATGACGACCACGACTGCGCTCTCGAGTCCTAGTCCTGGTCGCCGATGTCGGCCAGGCGCGCTTCCTCATCGGCGGTGATCGCCGATTCGATGATCGGACCGAGCGCGCCGTTCATGACGCCGTCGAGGTTGTACGCCTTGTACCCGGTCCGGTGGTCGGCGATGCGGTTCTCGGGGAAGTTGTAGGTGCGGATGCGCTCGGAGCGGTCCATCGTGCGGATCTGCGTCTTGCGCGCCGCGCTGTCGAGCGCCGCCTGCTCCTCCTGCTGACGCGCGAGGATCCGTGCGCGGAGGACGCGCATACCGGCCTCACGGTTCTGCAGCTGACTCTTCTCGTTCTGCATCGACACCACGATGCCGGTCGGCAGGTGGGTGATGCGCACCGCGGAGTCCGTGGTGTTGACCGACTGACCGCCGGGGCCGCTCGACCGGTAGACGTCGATCTTCAGGTCGTTCTGGCTGATCTCGACCTCCTCCGGCTCATCGACCTCGGGGAAGACGAGGACACCCGTCGTGGAGGTGTGGATGCGGCCCTGGGACTCGGTGGCCGGCACACGCTGCACGCGGTGCACGCCGCCCTCGTACTTGAGGTGCGCCCAGACCCCCTGCGACGGGTCGGTCGCGTTCGACTTGATCGCCACCTGGACGTCCTTGTAGCCGCCGAGGTCGCTCTCGGTGCGTTCGAGGAGCTCGGTCTTCCACCCCTTGGACTCCGCGTAGTGCAGGTACATCCGGAGCAGGTCGGCGGCGAAGAGGGCGCTCTCCGCGCCGCCCTCGCCACCCTTGATCTCCATGATGACGTCGCGGCCGTCGTCGGGGTCGCGCGGGATGAGGAGACGGCGGAGCTTCTCCTGGTTGGTCACCAGCAGTTCTTCGAGCACCGGCACCTCCTCGGCGAACGCCTCGTCCTCCTTGGCGAGTTCGCGAGCGGCGTCGAGGTCCTCCTGCGTCGCCTGCCAGGTGTGGTAGGCCGCGATGATCTTCGACAGCTCGGCGTAGCGGCGGTTGATCTTCTTCGACCGCGCGGGGTCGGCGTGGACCGCCGGGTCGGCGAGCTGATCCTGGAGATCCTTGTGCTCGGCGACGAGCGTCTCAACTGATTCGAACATCGTTCTCTTCCTTCATCACCATCATGCGGCACCGGGGGCGAAACGGGACCGACCCCACCCGTTCCCGATGCCGGTGCGGCGCGGGTACGGATGGGGTCGGTCGGGACCGCTAGCGGTGGTTGTTCTCGTGTCCGTGGCTGTGCGAGGTCGGTGCGGGCATCGACTTCTGCATCTGGACGAGGAACTCCACGTTGGACGTGGTCTCCTTCAGCTTGCCGAGGACGACCTCGAGGGCCTGCTGCTGGTCGAGGCCGGCGAGGGCCCGACGCAGCTTCCAGGTGACCTTGACCTCGTCGGGAGCGAGCAGCATCTCCTCGCGGCGGGTCGAGGACGCGTTGACGTCCACGGCCGGGAAGATCCGCTTGTCGGCGAGCTGGCGCGAGAGCCGGAGCTCCGAGTTGCCGGTGCCCTTGAACTCCTCGAAGATGACCTCGTCCATCTTGGAACCGGTCTCGACGAGCGCGGTCGCGAGGATCGTGAGGGATCCACCGTTCTCGATGTTGCGAGCGGCACCGAAGAAGCGCTTCGGCGGGTACAGCGCCGCGGCGTCGACACCACCGGAGAGGATCCGACCCGAGGCGGGTGCGGCCAGGTTGTAGGCACGACCGAGACGTGTGATCGAGTCGAGCAGCACGACGACGTCGTGGCCGAGCTCGACGAGACGCTTGGCGCGCTCGATCGCGAGTTCGGCGACCGTCGTGTGGTCCTCGGCCGGCCGGTCGAAGGTGGAGGCGATGACCTCACCCTTCACCGTGCGCTGCATGTCGGTGACCTCTTCGGGACGCTCGTCGACGAGCACGACCATGAGGTGGACCTCAGGGTTGTTGATCGAGATCGCGTTGGCGATCTGCTGCAGGACGATGGTCTTCCCGGCCTTCGGCGGGGCGACGATCAGGCCGCGCTGGCCCTTGCCGATCGGTGCGACGAGGTCGATGATGCGCTGCGTGAGCTTCGTCTGCTCCGTCTCAAGACGGAGGCGCTCCTGCGGGTACAGCGGGGTCAGCTTGCCGAACTCGACGCGGGCGCCGGCCTCGTCGACGGACAGGCCGTTGACGGAGTCGACCTTGACGATCGCGTTGTACTTCTGGCGGCTGCTGCTGTCGTTGTCGCGCGGCTGACGGATGGCCCCGACGACGGCGTCGCCCTTGCGCAGGTGGTACTTCTTCACCTGGCCGAGGGAGACGTAGACGTCGTTGGTGCCCGGGAGGTAGCCGGAGGTGCGCACGAAGGCGTAGTTGTCGAGGACGTCGAGGATGCCGGCGACCGGGATGAGGACGTCGTCCTCGGCGATCTCGGGCTCGACGTCGTCGTTCTGCACGGATCCGCGACGCTTGCGGTCGCGGTAGCGGCTGCGGCCGCCACGACCCTCGGACTCGTCGCCCGGTGCACCCTGGTTGCCCTGACCGCCCTGGTTGCCGCGGTTCTGCCCCTGTTGCTCCTGCTTGGCGTCGGCCTTCTGGCCGGCATCGGCGTTCTGGTTGCCGTTGTTCTGGCCACCGTTGTTCTGGTTGCGCCCACGGCCGCGACCGCGACGTCCGCCGGACGACTGGCCGTCCTGCTGCTCGCCGTCCTGGGTGTCGTCGGCGTCCGTGTTCGCGGCGTCGTCGTTCGAGTCCTGCTCGGAGGCGTTCTGTGCGGCGCGGCGCTGCTCGCCGCCGGCCTGCTCGCCGGTGCCCTGCTCAGCCGTGTTCTGCTCGGCGTCGTCGGCGTTGCGGTCGCGATCGCGTCCGCGACCACGGCGGTTGCCGCGCGAACGCCTGGGCGTCTGCTCGGGGGTCGTCTCGTCGGCGCTCTGCGACGCAGCGGTCGCGGCGGCGTCGTCGGACTGCTCGGCCGGAGCCGCGTCGGCCGGAGCGGACGGCGCCTCGGCCTCGACCGGGGCGGGTGCGGCAGCCGGCGCAGCCGGTGCCTCGACGACGGGGGCGCCGACGATCGGGGTCGCGTTCGGGGCGACGGTGGCCGTCGTGGCCCGGCGGGACTTGCGTCGCGCCGGCGGGGCCGCCTTCTCGGCACCGAAGGCCTGGTCGAGCGCGAGGTCGAGCTCAGGCAGCTTGGACTGCACCGGTGCCTCCGGCGCGACTTCGAGCGCGGAGACCGACTCGATGACGTCGGCGGTCTCGGTGGCCGCGGCGTCGGTGTCGGTGTCGGTGCTGTTCTGGATGGTCTGGATGGCTTCGACCAGCTCGCCCTTGCGGAGCTTCGAGGCTCCGGCCACTCCGAGAGCGGCGGCGAGACGCTGCAGGTCGGCGACCTTGAGCGTCTTCGGGTCGGCATCCAGCGAGACGCCTGAGGCGCCTTCGTTGACGTCTGTCACGTGTGTCTTCCTTCCCTTGCGTCGAGACAGAGCTGTCTCGCGCAGGCGGCGATCGCACCGGAATCCTGTGCGGCGGGTGGGTGATGTTCACACGACGCAGAGCCTGTGCGGATAGCCCGGTGCGACGATCCGGCGGAGCGCTGCTCAGCAAGATGGAAACACGGTGGGACCCGAACAGACGCGATCAATTGGTGCGAAAGCGATGATTGTGCGGAATTGCCCCGGAAGCCGGTTACGCCGAAGAGGCGGGGTGGGCCGGGTGCCCTCCCACTGTAGCACCCTTGAAGTCGACCGCGAGCATGAGCGACTGCCACGGGGTGGTGGCGTGCTCGGCGACCAGCGCGGTGGCTTCGAGGCGTCGTCCGGGATCG from Plantibacter flavus includes these protein-coding regions:
- a CDS encoding polysaccharide biosynthesis protein, yielding MTSTLPDAPRRWTQAPGPRFAAKTALDALCWVLAIVVAQLVRFELEYERVALVGTVLLCVIAVVAQLVVAYLWSYYHGLHSFGSFYEAKQLIVVALIVTAILIAVNAVFGVAWGVPRSTTVIAFPFAIVFMGITRYVKRLFVDSRSRPIEAQRVLVYGAGALGMSIIPRLMRDPQSPYLPVGVIDDDPSKRNFRIASVAVVGTGADLVAAVKRTGAQALIISIADVDNDFIRQVSERADEAKLRVLVVPPIDTMLAPGTGESAPSLRDLNVEDFIGRNTVDLQVESIAGYLTGKRVLVTGAGGSIGSEIARQVNQFGPAELVLLDRDETGLHTTQLSISGHGLLDTKEVVLADIRDLPSLMEIFEDRRPDVVFHAAALKHAPMLEQYPDEAWKNNVLGTLNVLNAARAVGVGTFVNISTDKAANPTTVLGYSKRIAEKLTAWMSAQETDARYLSVRFGNVIGSRGSAIPAFTAQIEAGGPVTVTHPDVTRFFMTIPEASKLVIQAGAIGDPGEVLILDMGRPVRILDVAKRMIAASGKDVEIVYTGLRHGEKLHEVLIDTDEIADRSKHPKVSHTRIQPLDPALLDIAVWRETIADEGAGTHHLVQ
- a CDS encoding NAD-dependent epimerase/dehydratase family protein; protein product: MSRVLVTGATGFIGTNLVPVLEAAGHEVVPFSLRGWTGEPFPADVDVVVNLAGKAHDLDGTASPEVYRRINTDLAERAYVAFLASDATTFIQLSSVAAVNEATVDGVLDESAEPHPVTPYGKSKLAAERLLLAVEPPAGRRTIVLRPTMVHGPGDKGNLRLLFGLLSRGIPYPLDAFRNERSFVSIQNLAWAITSIIDTPTVTTGVYLVADDEPVSTGHLVTLIAEVTGRRVRRLALPPALVRLAAAVGDRVPAVPLNSGRLAKLTEDYRVSGARLLGALGHDRMPTATDDGLRSSIAALAAERGAPGPDAQSVRSQRGAGDR
- a CDS encoding glycosyltransferase family 2 protein; the protein is MDRPVTACIVMYRNDRDKLRAAIDSTLGSPLVETLYLVDNSPTDELRDLVDDPRIEYLHNPSNPGFGAAHNLAIAKVLGRSKFHMVVNPDVFFEPEAIEELHEFMLEHPEVGHVMPKVLYPDGSLQYLVKRNPSVFDLFARRFLPGPLKPLVAKRMARYEYRDIDENPAHDYNKTMFDVPYLSGCFMFLRTSTLHRVGFFDERIFMYIEDADLTRRFLQVSRTAYYPGATIHHHFAKGSHHNRKLMWYSIQGAFVYFRTWGWFGR
- a CDS encoding HAD-IA family hydrolase is translated as MPERVFFFDCDKTLYDYDFRKRLPALSRLTGVSQYRLAKQWWVGGHEAAANIGEYPTSDDYLAVFAEVTGYPLTLAEWREARAAAMTPVPGVLATLARASTLGTVSLLSNNPIPFRDSFAQLAPEAAALLGENDLVSAVLGAEKPEPRVYTRALSRYGVAPGRTMLIDDSAANCAGAEAVGMHAFRLTKDASGAFDVAGLDAAVDAFVAATP
- the prmC gene encoding peptide chain release factor N(5)-glutamine methyltransferase, with product MPSTPSAAAADTPSAGHPATVELARQHAVEILTRAAVPSPDVDAELLLGHVLGLGRGAVQAAAITGRVLDAEERTVFAELVERRAAREPLQHITGRAAFRSMELAVGPGVFVPRPETESVVQFAIDALRAVPIPRPIGVDLGTGSGAIALAMATEVPNAAIYATENSVEAFIWARRNFAESGADNATVVFEHLADAFHELDGSVDVVISNPPYVPDDAIPRDPEVRLHDPSAALYGGPDGLDVVRQVSATAQRLLHRGGTLIIEHGELQGQAIRELLTADGWHAAATHRDLTTRDRTTIAIR
- the cysK gene encoding cysteine synthase A, which produces MTGTVYTDITQAYGRTPLVRLNRIAEGVGATVLAKLEFYNPGSSVKDRLGIALVDAAEASGQLQPGGTIVESTSGNTGIALALVGAARGYRVILTMPASMSKERRSLLRAYGAELVLTDPTKGMANAVQEAQRIVAENPGAVWVRQFENEANPAIHRRTTAPEIWEDTAGTVDAFVAGIGTGGTITGVGGWLREHNPDVQIIAVEPADSPLLSEGRAGGHKIQGIGPNFVPDILDTSLFSEIIPVETDTAYATARRLATDDGIIGGMSSGAAVWAALEVGRRPEMAGKTIVVIIPDAGERYLSTTMYDDLRD
- the epsC gene encoding serine O-acetyltransferase EpsC; this encodes MGMLSRVREDIGAARAHDPAARGTIEIALSYSGLHAVWAYRLHHRLWRRGFRTLARFGSQFTRFLTGIEIHPGARIGRRFFIDHGMGVVIGETAEVGDDVMIFHGVTLGGKSRGVGKRHPTIGDGVAVGAGAKILGPIRIGAGTIVGANAVVTKACPPRSLLLGVPAVERPRGSGAHGLALLDPEYHI
- a CDS encoding ABC-F family ATP-binding cassette domain-containing protein; the encoded protein is MSLIRLHDVTVRFEERPVLRDVFFRLEPGDRVGLIGRNGSGKSTLLKLALDQLQPDSGTVTIEDGTRIGYFSQFSELDGSATITEVLEGLFGHIHAIEAELASIDAAIAADPNDLDGMTKLIERQAELFEEMERQDGWDYQRHIDTALTTLGFDAARRVLPIDSLSGGWRNRAALAKILLERPDVLLLDEPTNFLDVAGVEWLESWFGSFRGAAIVVSHDRTFLDAVVTRIVEVENFHLHEYPGSFDEYVVQKQFRLKSLEAQFVHESELLAFEAEGISDRREAAKAAGKKDLSSQLAKIKKARPPRPVDDIITDIYGGLHIKDTLCRIQGLTKAYGDHTLFDGLDLEIGRRERIVVHGPNGAGKSTFLRILEGDERPDAGHVTWTGGVRYASYNQMVDELDLTDTVAHAVGAMPDSLAFAATKKSVNRFLGMFQFSDADLKQKIGMLSGGQRARVAMAQCLLSGASVLLLDEPTNHLDLASTQVMERALVHFPGAIVVVSHDRFFADKVATKRLRIG
- the prfA gene encoding peptide chain release factor 1 — protein: MFESVETLVAEHKDLQDQLADPAVHADPARSKKINRRYAELSKIIAAYHTWQATQEDLDAARELAKEDEAFAEEVPVLEELLVTNQEKLRRLLIPRDPDDGRDVIMEIKGGEGGAESALFAADLLRMYLHYAESKGWKTELLERTESDLGGYKDVQVAIKSNATDPSQGVWAHLKYEGGVHRVQRVPATESQGRIHTSTTGVLVFPEVDEPEEVEISQNDLKIDVYRSSGPGGQSVNTTDSAVRITHLPTGIVVSMQNEKSQLQNREAGMRVLRARILARQQEEQAALDSAARKTQIRTMDRSERIRTYNFPENRIADHRTGYKAYNLDGVMNGALGPIIESAITADEEARLADIGDQD